One Archangium lipolyticum DNA segment encodes these proteins:
- a CDS encoding MXAN_5187 family protein — translation MVRFKFFLFALLVLGLGLAHLPLLSGPLSAQAVDGASAPTLAAISEVARALEARRLVVQGLALKLAASPDVASAVQPQVVPLPRGKGIRIVEPPVAERFTGLRSSAQGLVPEALKGSIVLALATNDGSLYARADGEPASDDTLNVQELLKAGSEGVVVDAFDAAHVFFAVPVLWNAEGGRSQVAATVLVGAPLVVDEKALESAAHSSGVAALAVVKGDKVLGSAGSQKALADEALEKLQAGQVGHVVQRGGVRGLIAQLPQVKLPLLTQPDDFKGGEAPLAVGSRKALDGGYEVVAVSSVRPFMSALADYQQNALYGLVGLLGFSLVWTLVMGSGQSASAAAPAKKEEKKKKKGKKGQEEEASEPAPAPVAAALPVQATPEPPVPGPDDFPFPAAPAAARPVQAEPAPAGDAFPFPPPPAPGADPYAAQAPAADAFPFPPAPVSGNDPFAARPGADAFPFPSADAPPAPGVASAAAPRGAFAFEDQPTAAYSLQQAADPFAAAAAQAGLPSSGFGDEDAPPERTRVAAIPQELLARAARPATTEIPVQRAPGHPGVAAPSLAPTPVMGTPMGGMATPPPPPPPSGAIAWSEEQHFQDVFREFVATREQCSEPNDGLTYDKFVAKLRKNKEQLVQKYACKTVRFQVYVKEGKAALKATPVKD, via the coding sequence ATGGTCCGCTTCAAGTTCTTCCTCTTCGCGCTCCTGGTCCTCGGACTGGGACTGGCTCATCTCCCCCTGCTGTCGGGACCGCTGAGCGCCCAAGCCGTGGATGGTGCTTCGGCGCCGACCCTGGCGGCCATCTCCGAGGTGGCCCGGGCGCTGGAGGCGCGCCGGCTCGTGGTGCAGGGACTGGCGCTCAAGCTGGCGGCGAGCCCGGACGTGGCGTCCGCGGTGCAGCCCCAGGTGGTGCCGCTGCCCAGGGGCAAGGGCATCCGCATCGTGGAGCCGCCCGTGGCCGAGCGTTTCACCGGGCTGCGCTCCTCCGCCCAGGGTCTGGTGCCCGAGGCGCTCAAGGGCTCCATCGTCCTCGCGCTCGCCACCAACGACGGCTCGCTGTACGCGCGCGCCGACGGCGAGCCCGCGTCGGATGACACGCTCAACGTGCAGGAGCTGCTGAAGGCGGGCAGCGAGGGCGTGGTGGTGGACGCGTTCGACGCGGCCCATGTCTTCTTCGCCGTGCCGGTGCTGTGGAACGCCGAGGGCGGCCGCTCGCAGGTGGCCGCGACCGTCCTGGTGGGCGCGCCGCTGGTGGTGGACGAGAAGGCGCTGGAGTCCGCGGCCCATTCGTCCGGTGTTGCCGCGCTCGCGGTGGTGAAGGGGGACAAGGTGCTGGGCTCGGCGGGCTCGCAGAAGGCGCTCGCCGACGAGGCCCTCGAGAAGCTGCAGGCGGGCCAGGTGGGCCACGTGGTGCAGCGCGGGGGCGTGCGCGGGCTCATCGCCCAGCTTCCCCAGGTGAAGCTGCCGCTGCTCACCCAGCCGGATGACTTCAAGGGCGGCGAGGCTCCGCTCGCGGTGGGTTCGCGCAAGGCGCTGGACGGGGGCTACGAGGTCGTGGCCGTGTCCAGCGTGCGGCCCTTCATGAGCGCGCTGGCGGACTACCAGCAGAACGCCCTCTACGGCCTCGTGGGCCTGCTGGGCTTCTCCCTGGTGTGGACGCTGGTGATGGGCTCGGGTCAGAGCGCCTCGGCCGCGGCTCCCGCCAAGAAGGAAGAGAAGAAGAAGAAGAAGGGCAAGAAGGGCCAGGAGGAGGAGGCCAGCGAGCCGGCTCCCGCGCCCGTCGCGGCGGCGCTGCCCGTGCAGGCCACGCCGGAGCCGCCCGTGCCTGGCCCGGATGACTTCCCCTTCCCGGCGGCGCCCGCCGCCGCGCGGCCCGTGCAGGCGGAGCCCGCCCCGGCCGGAGACGCCTTCCCGTTCCCTCCGCCTCCGGCTCCGGGCGCGGATCCGTACGCGGCCCAGGCTCCCGCCGCGGACGCCTTCCCGTTCCCCCCGGCTCCAGTGTCCGGGAACGACCCGTTCGCCGCGCGTCCCGGGGCGGATGCCTTCCCGTTCCCCTCGGCGGATGCACCCCCGGCTCCGGGCGTCGCCTCGGCGGCGGCCCCCCGGGGCGCGTTCGCCTTCGAGGACCAGCCGACGGCGGCCTACTCGCTGCAGCAGGCGGCGGATCCGTTCGCGGCGGCCGCGGCACAGGCCGGACTGCCGTCCTCGGGCTTCGGCGATGAGGACGCTCCTCCCGAGAGGACCCGCGTGGCGGCCATCCCGCAGGAACTGCTGGCTCGCGCGGCCCGTCCCGCGACGACCGAGATTCCCGTCCAGCGCGCGCCCGGGCACCCCGGGGTGGCCGCTCCGTCGTTGGCGCCCACGCCCGTCATGGGCACGCCGATGGGCGGCATGGCCACGCCTCCGCCGCCTCCTCCTCCCAGCGGAGCGATCGCCTGGTCCGAGGAGCAGCACTTCCAGGACGTCTTCCGCGAGTTCGTGGCCACGCGCGAGCAGTGCAGCGAGCCCAACGACGGCCTGACCTACGACAAATTCGTGGCCAAGCTGCGCAAGAACAAGGAGCAGCTCGTCCAGAAGTACGCCTGCAAGACGGTGCGCTTCCAGGTGTACGTGAAGGAGGGCAAGGCCGCCCTCAAGGCCACGCCCGTCAAGGACTGA
- the hpf gene encoding ribosome hibernation-promoting factor, HPF/YfiA family, which translates to MKVLMRGVHLDLTDSLRDYANQHLVEPIARYIDDEATEIEIAMVDINGPKGGVDQECRVTVRMPGFAGIHITETAETMFQAIDATRDRLEKTVKRTVEKRREASSQGLPDDVRF; encoded by the coding sequence ATGAAGGTGTTGATGCGAGGAGTCCACCTGGATCTGACCGACTCGTTGCGGGACTACGCCAACCAGCATCTGGTGGAACCCATCGCCAGGTACATCGACGACGAGGCGACCGAGATCGAGATCGCGATGGTGGACATCAATGGTCCCAAGGGGGGCGTGGACCAGGAGTGCCGGGTGACGGTGCGGATGCCGGGGTTCGCGGGTATTCACATCACGGAGACCGCGGAGACCATGTTCCAGGCAATCGACGCGACGCGTGATCGTCTGGAGAAGACCGTCAAACGCACCGTGGAGAAGCGACGGGAGGCGAGCAGCCAGGGCCTGCCGGACGACGTGCGCTTCTAG
- a CDS encoding NAD(P)-dependent oxidoreductase yields MKVGFIGLGNMGQPMAGNLRAAGHELAVYNRSREKAEPLRQQGVRVADSPADAARGAEVVFSMLADDAAVEGVVFGDTGLLAGLGRGALHVSSSTISVALSERLTEAHAKAGQRYVSAPVFGRPEAAQAKQLWVLAAGAKEDVERCRPLLEAVGRGLTVLGERPSAANVVKLSGNFLIASMTEALGEAFALTRKSGIEPQVFLSVFQSVFARSPIFERYAELIAREQYEPAGFKLRLGLKDVRLALEAAGAAEVPMPLASLVRDHLVEGVARGLGDKDWTALGALAAERAGLDEPGSK; encoded by the coding sequence ATGAAGGTGGGCTTCATCGGTCTGGGGAACATGGGCCAGCCCATGGCGGGGAACCTGCGCGCGGCGGGGCACGAGCTGGCCGTCTACAACCGCTCGCGCGAGAAGGCCGAGCCGTTGCGTCAGCAGGGCGTGCGGGTCGCGGACTCGCCGGCGGACGCGGCGCGGGGGGCGGAGGTCGTCTTCTCCATGCTCGCGGATGACGCCGCCGTGGAGGGGGTCGTCTTCGGAGACACGGGCCTGCTGGCCGGGCTGGGCCGGGGAGCGCTCCACGTCTCGTCGAGCACCATCTCGGTGGCGCTGTCGGAGCGATTGACCGAGGCGCATGCGAAGGCCGGGCAGCGGTACGTGTCGGCACCGGTGTTCGGCAGGCCGGAGGCGGCGCAGGCGAAGCAGCTCTGGGTGCTGGCCGCGGGCGCGAAGGAGGACGTGGAGCGGTGCCGGCCACTGCTGGAGGCGGTGGGGCGCGGGCTCACGGTGCTCGGCGAGCGTCCGTCCGCGGCGAACGTGGTGAAGCTGTCGGGCAACTTCCTCATCGCCTCGATGACGGAGGCGCTGGGGGAGGCGTTCGCGCTGACGCGCAAGTCGGGCATCGAGCCGCAGGTGTTCCTGTCCGTGTTCCAATCGGTGTTCGCGCGCTCGCCCATCTTCGAGCGCTACGCGGAGCTGATCGCCAGGGAGCAGTACGAGCCCGCGGGCTTCAAGCTGCGGCTGGGTCTCAAGGACGTGCGGCTGGCGTTGGAGGCCGCGGGAGCGGCGGAGGTGCCCATGCCCCTGGCGAGCCTCGTGAGGGACCACCTCGTCGAAGGCGTGGCCCGGGGCCTGGGAGACAAGGACTGGACGGCGCTCGGGGCGCTGGCGGCGGAGCGGGCCGGATTGGACGAGCCCGGCTCGAAGTAG
- a CDS encoding TetR/AcrR family transcriptional regulator translates to MNRDSAKKPPASRLRARLREATTDAIRSAAEEVFAEQGFGARMEDIAARAGVSVGTLYNHFEDRDALLLVLIQARREALLAQVDQVLAEVEGRPVRDQLRALLDEVFGHFHEHARFFAIVVQSEVFRGSGYPQRAGTLVELTKRVEQLLQRGVAAGQLRSEGSEFYATLLLGMVRSVLMRAVETKQIDDLLRGADTLLRVFLRGIEV, encoded by the coding sequence ATGAATCGGGATTCAGCGAAAAAACCACCCGCGTCCCGGCTGCGCGCCCGCCTCCGGGAGGCGACCACGGACGCCATCCGCTCGGCGGCGGAGGAGGTGTTCGCCGAGCAGGGATTCGGGGCCCGGATGGAGGACATCGCCGCGCGGGCGGGGGTGTCGGTGGGCACGCTGTACAACCACTTCGAGGACCGTGACGCGCTGCTGCTGGTGCTCATCCAGGCCCGGCGCGAGGCGCTGCTGGCCCAGGTGGACCAGGTGCTCGCCGAGGTGGAGGGCCGCCCCGTCCGGGATCAATTGCGCGCGCTGCTCGACGAGGTGTTCGGGCACTTCCACGAGCACGCCCGATTCTTCGCCATCGTGGTGCAGTCGGAGGTCTTCCGCGGCTCCGGCTACCCCCAGCGAGCGGGCACCCTGGTGGAGCTGACGAAGCGGGTGGAGCAGCTCCTCCAGCGCGGAGTCGCCGCGGGACAGCTGCGGAGCGAGGGCTCGGAGTTCTACGCGACGCTGCTGCTGGGCATGGTGCGAAGCGTGCTCATGCGAGCGGTGGAGACGAAGCAGATCGACGACCTCCTCCGGGGCGCGGACACACTGCTTCGGGTCTTCCTGCGGGGAATCGAAGTCTGA
- the tuf gene encoding elongation factor Tu, translated as MGTQKTHVNVGTIGHVDHGKTTLTAALTQVMAALHGGKGLGYDQIDSAPEERARGITINITHVEYESATRHYAHIDCPGHADYVKNMITGASQMDGAILLVDGSQGPQPQTREHILLARQVGVAHMVVFINKVDVADPELLTLVELETQELLTTQGYKDVPVVKGSALKALEAVTAGRVEDDATRCIRELVDALDRHIPEPVRDYTSPFLMPVEDVFTISGRGTVVTGRIQRGVLTAGAQVELVGLGGPREVVVTSIESFHRQCPEARAGENVGLLLRGLKREEVARGQVLCAPGSIHPHAEGEAELYVLSANEGGRHTPFGTGYTPQFFFGSTDVTGTVEVVGEGLVQPGDRARVGFRLLRPIGVEPGMRFAIREGGKTIGAGVVTAVR; from the coding sequence ATGGGCACGCAGAAGACGCACGTCAACGTTGGCACCATCGGCCACGTGGACCACGGCAAGACGACCCTCACCGCCGCCCTCACCCAGGTGATGGCCGCGCTGCATGGCGGCAAGGGTCTGGGCTACGACCAGATCGACAGCGCGCCCGAGGAGCGGGCCCGCGGCATCACCATCAACATCACCCATGTCGAGTACGAGTCGGCCACGCGTCACTACGCCCATATCGACTGCCCCGGTCACGCGGACTACGTGAAGAACATGATCACCGGCGCCTCGCAGATGGATGGCGCCATCCTGCTGGTGGACGGCTCGCAGGGGCCGCAGCCGCAGACGCGTGAGCACATCCTCCTGGCGCGCCAGGTGGGCGTGGCGCACATGGTCGTGTTCATCAACAAGGTGGACGTGGCGGACCCGGAGCTGCTCACCCTGGTGGAGCTGGAGACGCAGGAGCTGCTGACGACCCAGGGCTACAAGGACGTGCCGGTGGTGAAGGGCTCGGCGCTCAAGGCGCTCGAGGCCGTCACCGCCGGGCGGGTGGAGGATGACGCCACGCGCTGCATCCGCGAGTTGGTGGACGCGCTCGACAGGCACATTCCGGAGCCGGTGCGGGACTACACCTCGCCGTTCCTGATGCCCGTCGAGGACGTGTTCACCATCTCGGGGCGCGGCACGGTGGTGACGGGGCGCATCCAGCGCGGGGTGCTCACGGCGGGGGCGCAGGTGGAGCTGGTGGGGCTCGGGGGCCCGCGGGAGGTGGTGGTGACGAGCATCGAGTCCTTCCACCGGCAGTGCCCGGAGGCCCGTGCGGGGGAGAACGTGGGGCTGTTGCTGCGCGGGCTCAAGCGTGAGGAGGTGGCCCGCGGCCAGGTGCTCTGCGCGCCGGGCTCCATCCACCCGCACGCCGAGGGTGAGGCCGAGCTGTACGTGCTGTCCGCCAACGAGGGAGGCCGCCACACGCCGTTCGGGACGGGGTACACGCCGCAGTTCTTCTTCGGGAGTACGGACGTGACGGGGACGGTGGAGGTGGTGGGCGAGGGGCTCGTCCAGCCGGGTGACAGGGCCCGGGTGGGCTTCCGCCTGCTGCGCCCCATCGGGGTCGAGCCGGGCATGCGCTTCGCCATCCGTGAGGGTGGGAAGACGATTGGCGCCGGCGTCGTCACGGCGGTGAGGTGA
- a CDS encoding OmpA family protein encodes MRRLFASSLLLLSVACVSGNKVRADSEVIQADIERARRSGAMRCAPVELATAEAHLDFARGELSQGTSYRASVHIRTAETAIKRALESSKSCAPQKVLVKEKPDTPTPQSPTQVEITPKPSQQVVVQIEERDSDGDGIFDKDDPCPDRAEDRDGFEDSDGCPETDNDKDDVLDGNDKCPLTPGPLSNQGCPEDAPKDSDGDSVSDNADKCRDQPEDKDGFQDEDGCPDPDNDQDGLIDTADKCPDAAGAIQNLGCPRTDKDGDAVEDSQDKCPEEPEDKDGFQDEDGCPDLDNDADGIPDGIDRCPVTSGPLENGGCPDDDKDGDGVVDRQDVCPEQAGTKEMRGCPDPDTDKDGLVDRMDVCPEQAGPKEMRGCPDPDTDRDGIPDRVDVCPDEPGVKDERGCAKKYKMVVVKKNKVEIKKQIKFASGSAKIIGKESFAVLDDVAQVLLDMPSIKKIRIEGHTDSLGKDLVNLKVSQARADSVMAQLIKRGIDPGRMEAVGYGEEKPIATNGTAKGRAENRRTEFNIVEQ; translated from the coding sequence ATGCGACGTCTCTTCGCCTCCTCGCTGCTCCTGCTCTCCGTGGCCTGCGTGAGTGGTAACAAGGTCCGCGCGGACTCCGAGGTCATCCAGGCCGACATCGAGCGCGCGCGCCGCAGTGGCGCCATGCGCTGTGCCCCGGTGGAGCTCGCCACCGCCGAGGCCCACCTCGACTTCGCCCGTGGCGAGCTGAGCCAGGGCACCAGCTACCGCGCCTCGGTGCACATCCGCACCGCCGAGACCGCCATCAAGCGGGCGCTCGAGTCCTCCAAGAGCTGCGCGCCCCAGAAGGTGCTGGTCAAGGAGAAGCCGGACACCCCCACCCCGCAGTCGCCCACCCAGGTGGAGATCACCCCCAAGCCCTCGCAGCAGGTGGTGGTGCAGATCGAGGAGCGGGACTCCGACGGCGACGGCATCTTCGACAAGGACGATCCCTGCCCGGACCGCGCCGAGGACCGCGACGGCTTCGAGGACTCGGACGGCTGCCCGGAGACGGACAACGACAAGGACGACGTGCTGGACGGCAACGACAAGTGCCCGCTCACGCCCGGCCCGCTGTCCAACCAGGGCTGCCCGGAGGACGCGCCCAAGGACAGCGACGGCGACTCGGTCTCCGACAACGCCGACAAGTGCCGCGACCAGCCCGAGGACAAGGACGGCTTCCAGGACGAGGACGGCTGCCCGGATCCGGACAATGATCAGGACGGCCTCATCGACACTGCGGACAAGTGCCCGGACGCCGCGGGTGCCATCCAGAACCTGGGCTGCCCCCGGACGGACAAGGACGGGGACGCCGTCGAGGACTCGCAGGACAAGTGCCCGGAGGAGCCCGAGGACAAGGACGGCTTCCAGGACGAGGACGGCTGCCCGGACCTGGACAACGACGCCGACGGCATCCCCGATGGCATCGACCGCTGCCCGGTGACGTCCGGCCCGCTGGAGAACGGCGGCTGCCCGGATGACGACAAGGACGGCGACGGGGTCGTGGATCGCCAGGACGTGTGCCCCGAGCAGGCCGGTACCAAGGAGATGCGCGGCTGCCCGGATCCGGACACCGACAAGGACGGTCTGGTGGACCGCATGGACGTGTGCCCCGAGCAGGCCGGTCCGAAGGAGATGCGTGGCTGCCCGGATCCGGATACCGACAGGGACGGCATCCCGGACCGCGTGGACGTGTGCCCGGACGAGCCCGGCGTGAAGGACGAGCGCGGGTGCGCCAAGAAGTACAAGATGGTCGTCGTCAAGAAGAACAAGGTCGAGATCAAGAAGCAGATCAAGTTCGCTTCCGGCTCGGCGAAGATCATCGGCAAGGAGAGCTTCGCCGTCCTCGACGACGTGGCGCAGGTGCTGCTCGACATGCCGAGCATCAAGAAGATCCGCATCGAGGGCCACACGGACTCGCTGGGCAAGGACCTGGTCAACCTGAAGGTGTCCCAGGCTCGGGCGGACTCGGTGATGGCGCAGCTCATCAAGCGCGGCATCGACCCGGGCCGGATGGAGGCCGTGGGCTACGGTGAGGAGAAGCCGATCGCCACCAACGGGACGGCGAAGGGCCGCGCGGAGAACCGCCGCACCGAGTTCAACATCGTCGAGCAGTAA
- a CDS encoding response regulator yields the protein MGERIKVLLVEDDGDSRELLAELLEVDFDVITAPDGVSGLRAFEDGHPDVVVTDESLPGMCGTELAHEVKHRQPKAGVILVSGYTNVDSDCCDVVLRKPIDVERLSAAVGSLGEAARH from the coding sequence ATGGGAGAGCGAATCAAGGTCTTGCTGGTCGAGGACGACGGCGACAGCCGCGAGCTCCTCGCGGAGCTCCTCGAGGTGGACTTCGACGTCATCACGGCGCCGGATGGAGTCTCGGGGCTGAGGGCCTTCGAGGACGGTCACCCCGACGTGGTGGTCACCGACGAGTCCCTTCCCGGGATGTGTGGCACGGAGCTCGCCCACGAGGTGAAGCACCGTCAGCCCAAGGCGGGCGTCATCCTCGTGTCCGGCTACACCAACGTGGACTCCGACTGCTGTGACGTGGTGCTGCGCAAGCCCATCGATGTCGAGCGCTTGTCAGCGGCGGTGGGAAGTCTGGGGGAAGCAGCCAGGCACTGA
- a CDS encoding DUF1460 domain-containing protein has protein sequence MKALALAGALLAHAPASSTSPAPAAPGTPARKPATAPVVVWASLSEQERATFISEDSRLPLRERLLRVSERFLGTPYVHSPLGEGSGVDPDPTFRLDAVDCLTFVEQAMAMSMARADAEVAGLLERLRYANTPTYEDRNHLMEAQWLPNNQRKGFLADVTRRYGGEDTVRVQKALTALTWTSRSSMALGLPKAHQPRGTYSLDMIPLDKVMAHARQLPSGTILVVLREDLPLKATRVTHLGFVVQKGKRTWLRHARRGVDGNGRVVDEDLETFLARNAKYDKWKVSGVSLYEARNPDSGNGELVSSP, from the coding sequence ATGAAGGCACTCGCCCTGGCCGGGGCACTGCTCGCACACGCGCCCGCCTCGAGCACCTCGCCGGCCCCGGCCGCGCCCGGAACGCCGGCGCGCAAGCCCGCCACGGCCCCGGTGGTGGTGTGGGCCTCGCTCAGTGAGCAGGAGCGCGCCACCTTCATCTCCGAGGACTCGCGCCTCCCGTTGCGGGAGCGGTTGCTGCGCGTGAGCGAGCGCTTCCTGGGCACGCCCTATGTCCACTCTCCGCTGGGGGAGGGGAGCGGGGTGGATCCAGACCCGACCTTCCGGCTGGACGCGGTGGACTGCCTCACCTTCGTGGAGCAGGCGATGGCCATGAGCATGGCCCGCGCCGATGCCGAGGTGGCGGGGCTGCTCGAGCGCCTCCGGTACGCGAACACCCCCACCTACGAGGACCGCAACCACCTGATGGAGGCCCAGTGGCTGCCCAACAACCAGCGCAAGGGCTTCCTGGCGGACGTGACGCGGCGCTACGGCGGTGAGGACACGGTGCGCGTGCAGAAGGCGCTCACCGCGCTCACCTGGACGTCGCGCTCCTCGATGGCGCTGGGGTTGCCCAAGGCGCACCAGCCCCGGGGCACCTACAGCCTGGACATGATTCCGCTGGACAAGGTGATGGCGCACGCGCGCCAGCTGCCCTCGGGCACCATCCTCGTGGTGCTGCGCGAGGACCTGCCGCTGAAGGCCACGCGGGTGACGCACCTGGGCTTCGTGGTGCAGAAGGGCAAGCGCACCTGGCTGCGCCATGCGCGCCGAGGCGTCGATGGCAACGGCCGGGTGGTGGACGAGGACCTGGAGACCTTCCTCGCGCGCAACGCGAAGTACGACAAGTGGAAGGTCTCCGGCGTGAGCCTCTACGAGGCGCGCAACCCCGATTCGGGCAACGGCGAGCTCGTCAGCTCCCCCTGA
- a CDS encoding DUF2007 domain-containing protein yields the protein MKYCMQCGSEYQDGVKECADCPGSLLVDAETLRQHQAQSSSEADTRKFVRAATAEDPLTADDYVRVLETERIPVFVRPRRTGSVDVLTTGVLEPWWEIMVGEEYLERAIQLLSREKAELDATADEAARAAEEEELATEATSPPPGAI from the coding sequence ATGAAGTACTGCATGCAGTGCGGTTCGGAGTACCAGGACGGCGTGAAGGAGTGCGCCGACTGCCCCGGCAGCCTGCTGGTGGACGCGGAGACCCTGCGCCAGCACCAGGCCCAGTCTTCGAGCGAGGCGGACACCCGCAAGTTCGTCCGCGCGGCCACGGCGGAGGATCCGCTGACCGCGGACGACTACGTCCGCGTGCTGGAGACCGAGCGCATCCCCGTCTTCGTCCGCCCGCGCCGGACCGGCTCCGTGGACGTCCTCACCACCGGCGTGCTGGAGCCCTGGTGGGAGATCATGGTCGGCGAGGAGTACCTGGAGCGCGCCATCCAGCTGCTGTCGCGCGAGAAGGCCGAGCTGGACGCCACCGCCGACGAGGCCGCCCGTGCCGCCGAGGAGGAGGAGCTGGCCACGGAAGCCACCAGCCCTCCACCCGGAGCGATTTGA
- a CDS encoding HEAT repeat domain-containing protein — protein MRTLPACLLLVLALTSSSVLAAPPSVQKRVERRAETEQLVLQVLEGKLAVPTAVSRLRLLREEAHAAGMISQALPRVLEPRRLRDVTAVLAGLEVRTAEPTLVALARHEDGAVRMYAVQGLGKLRSQRTDVMLPLLQDKSLGVRREVARALGATRNPKVGKALLDSARVETDPQTRVLLLEAVGASGDKKQAPALKAFLDDSSESTRFSAARGLCLLGAPEGFDFSRKLLASEDKLVRRQGLALYEGLPVKQSTPALRPLLEDKDRTLAAGAARILYQGGDKTMMSWLVLASWNAKGEEKLTYEKELETLQLADDERKAILRKAGVVK, from the coding sequence GTGCGCACCCTGCCCGCCTGCCTGCTGCTCGTCCTCGCACTCACCTCGTCGTCCGTCCTGGCCGCGCCGCCCTCCGTGCAGAAGCGCGTGGAGCGCCGCGCGGAGACGGAGCAACTCGTCCTTCAGGTCCTGGAGGGGAAGCTGGCCGTGCCCACCGCCGTCTCCCGTCTGCGTCTGTTGCGCGAGGAGGCCCACGCGGCGGGGATGATCTCCCAGGCCCTCCCCCGGGTGTTGGAGCCCCGGCGGCTGCGGGACGTGACGGCCGTGCTGGCCGGGCTGGAGGTGCGCACGGCGGAGCCCACCCTGGTGGCCCTGGCCAGGCACGAGGACGGGGCGGTGCGCATGTACGCCGTCCAGGGCCTGGGCAAGCTGCGCAGCCAACGCACCGACGTGATGCTGCCCCTGCTGCAGGACAAGTCGCTCGGGGTGCGCCGCGAGGTGGCTCGCGCCCTGGGTGCCACGCGCAACCCCAAGGTGGGCAAGGCGCTCCTCGACTCGGCGCGCGTGGAGACGGATCCCCAGACGCGCGTCCTGCTGCTGGAGGCGGTGGGAGCCTCGGGCGACAAGAAGCAGGCGCCGGCCTTGAAGGCCTTCCTCGACGACAGCTCGGAGAGCACCCGCTTCTCCGCCGCCCGCGGGTTGTGCCTGCTGGGCGCTCCCGAGGGCTTCGACTTCTCGCGCAAGCTGCTGGCCTCGGAGGACAAGCTGGTGCGCCGCCAGGGCCTGGCCCTCTACGAGGGACTTCCGGTGAAGCAGTCCACCCCCGCGCTCCGCCCGCTGCTGGAGGACAAGGACCGGACGCTCGCGGCCGGCGCGGCCCGCATCCTCTACCAGGGAGGCGACAAGACGATGATGTCGTGGTTGGTGCTCGCTTCGTGGAACGCCAAGGGCGAGGAGAAGCTCACCTACGAGAAGGAACTGGAGACGCTCCAGCTCGCGGATGACGAGCGCAAGGCCATCCTCCGCAAGGCCGGGGTGGTGAAATGA
- a CDS encoding DUF4398 domain-containing protein → MKRLLVLVAAAGALAGCGPVRSTSHLLDAEVQIQAARTAGAEKLAPYEWTAANLYIHKAREEVSYSDYQAGVDFAEKAARFAAEARQRAMANANGEELPPSSPNP, encoded by the coding sequence ATGAAGCGACTCCTGGTACTGGTGGCTGCGGCGGGAGCCCTCGCCGGCTGTGGTCCCGTGAGGTCCACTTCGCACCTGTTGGATGCCGAGGTGCAGATCCAGGCCGCGCGCACCGCTGGCGCCGAGAAGCTGGCCCCCTACGAGTGGACGGCCGCCAACCTCTACATCCACAAGGCCCGCGAGGAAGTCAGCTACTCCGACTACCAGGCCGGTGTGGACTTCGCGGAGAAGGCCGCCCGCTTCGCCGCCGAGGCCCGCCAGCGGGCCATGGCCAACGCCAACGGCGAAGAACTTCCTCCTTCCAGCCCCAACCCCTGA